A DNA window from Solanum lycopersicum chromosome 3, SLM_r2.1 contains the following coding sequences:
- the LOC101244352 gene encoding putative disease resistance RPP13-like protein 1 — MDIGLTVGGAFLSSTLQVLFDRLTPQCDFLNLFRGRRQDQRLLKKLHTNLLALRAVVHHIEIQQICDEDIRTWLNQLQDAVDTADNLLDEISYEVLRVSGEETSRFCYLDSMMPKLEETIETLQDLETQINCLTITLKAQLVTGKKDSPKRLPSTSLVDESGVFGRHQEVEEIISKLLSSDDDAHGSGDVVPIVGLGGVGKTTLARAVYNDKRIKQHFNITAWVCVSEEYDAFRITTTLLGEIIGSLDSKVSASNLNQLQIKLSHRLKGKRFLFVLDDVWNENYTDWDELRCPFVHGRKGSRIILTTRKQSVAMMMASEMIQLKSLSDEDCWSLFKTHSFENRDPNKYPELEVVGRQIVGKCKGLPLAVKTLAGLLRSKSTIEEWERLLQSEIWELPSDILPVLKLSYNDLSQVLKRCFAYCALFPKDHPFGRDEVVQLWIANGLITQGESDETIEDTGNQYFLELRSRSLIQKASDLNLLKWEARDVFLMHDLVNDLAQVVSAKLCLRLEDYPRTHILKRVRHLSYLRDCYGEFDKFKSLSGLEYLRTLIPVRINFYSFLSKKVVYDILPTLTSLRALSLSGYQNNEFPDALFINMKHLRYLDFSRTKITKIPDSVCTLYNLQTLLLLNCWGLVELPPEMGRLINLRHLDIRGTGISWNIPLQKSKLQILLLSYSTRFVVGAFSDSRIEELGELQNLHGSLSISELQNVVNGREAIKGNMKDKKHLEELSLSWSGINADDSQIEREILDKLKPDKNIKKLEINGYRGTKFPDWLGDHSFSKLVSLNLRKCRDCDSLPALGQLPSLKHLSVSGMHRILQLTQEFYGSVSSVPPFRALTNLVFKQMPELIEWHVLENGSFPQLKHLDLINCPKLIGELPKSLPFLATLRISGCPKLGVLPDGQVAMFGIHLSLIHQNFTSLQKLRISDMPNLVELPSEICGLTNLGELRISNCASLRIIRIQEMQQLIELVIRNCPDLMSLTILSLPVTLEKLHISRCGKLELEFPEDSMTGSCCNMFFEELRLENCESLRHLPFGFSLRVHTLIVYSCRHLQTLSFPHGIDTLEVERCGNLKALTVPKGIHLKFLHSMKISGCDNLTSFPQKLVASNLKYLWVYDCQKLKALPDCMHELLPSLKNLWISNCPELESFPDGGLPFNIEILDISSCQNLITGREEWGLQRLPYLRCFRIYGSDETSILDVSWKLPQSIQTITIEGLPRLKTLSGKALEGFKYLQVLEIKHCPQLQSLSAEGLQGLTSLATLEIEDCCQLKSLPEVGLPSSLSVLKISSCPQFLSLPKKGLPSSVCRLEINDCPLLTPRLHNKKAEDWLKIAGIHTLLIDYELV; from the coding sequence ATGGATATCGGTTTAACAGTTGGAGGTGCGTTCCTCTCTTCAACTCTGCAAGTTCTGTTTGATCGACTCACCCCACAGTGTGATTTCCTTAATCTGTTCCGAGGACGGAGGCAAGATCAGCGTCTCTTAAAAAAGCTTCATACTAATTTACTTGCTCTTCGTGCTGTTGTCCATCACATCGAGATCCAGCAAATTTGTGACGAAGATATTCGGACTTGGCTGAACCAACTTCAGGATGCTGTGGACACTGCAGATAACTTATTAGATGAGATCAGTTATGAAGTTTTGAGAGTATCTGGTGAGGAAACAAGTCGTTTTTGCTACTTAGACTCCATGATGCCCAAATTGGAAGAGACCATTGAAACGTTGCAAGACTTGGAAACACAAATTAATTGCCTCACGATCACCCTGAAAGCTCAACTGGTGACGGGTAAAAAGGATTCACCTAAACGTCTCCCATCGACTTCTTTGGTTGATGAATCAGGGGTATTTGGTAGACATCAGGAAGTTGAGGAAATAATCAGCAAATTGTTATCATCTGATGATGATGCACATGGATCTGGTGATGTGGTTCCGATAGTGGGATTGGGTGGAGTGGGCAAGACAACACTTGCTCGAGCTGTTTACAATGATAAGAGGATAAAACAACATTTCAATATTACAGCATGGGTTTGTGTTTCAGAAGAATATGACGCTTTCAGAATTACAACAACATTGCTTGGAGAGATAATTGGGTCATTGGATTCAAAAGTTAGTGCCAGCAATCTTAATCAGCTCCAAATTAAGCTAAGTCATAGGCTTAAAGGGAAAAGGTTTCTTTTTGTTCTAGATGATGTATGGAATGAAAATTACACTGATTGGGATGAGTTAAGGTGTCCTTTTGTTCATGGACGAAAGGGAAGCAGGATCATTTTAACAACAAGAAAACAAAGCGTTGCCATGATGATGGCAAGTGAGATGATTCAGTTGAAATCTCTTTCTGATGAAGATTGCTGGTCTTTGTTTAAAACACATTCATTTGAAAATAGAGATCCCAACAAATATCCAGAGCTTGAAGTGGTTGGCAGGCAAATTGTGGGGAAGTGCAAGGGGTTACCTTTAGCTGTGAAGACGTTGGCAGGTCTATTGCGCTCTAAATCAACTATTGAAGAGTGGGAACGTCTTCTGCAAAGTGAAATATGGGAGCTACCAAGTGACATATTACCAGTGCTCAAACTAAGCTATAATGACCTTTCTCAGGTGCTAAAGCGTTGCTTTGCTTATTGTGCACTATTTCCTAAAGATCACCCCTTTGGTCGTGACGAGGTTGTTCAACTATGGATCGCTAATGGCCTTATAACACAGGGAGAAAGTGATGAAACAATTGAAGATACAGGGAATCAATACTTTTTGGAGCTAAGATCAAGATCCTTGATACAAAAGGCATCTGATCTCAATTTGTTGAAATGGGAAGCAAGGGATGTGTTCTTGATGCATGACCTTGTCAATGATTTGGCTCAAGTTGTGTCTGCAAAACTCTGTCTCAGGCTTGAAGATTATCCAAGGACTCACATATTGAAAAGAGTTCGACATTTGTCATATCTTAGAGATTGCTATGGTGAGTTTGACAAGTTCAAATCTCTTTCTGGCCTTGAGTATTTGAGGACATTGATTCCCGTAAggattaatttttattcatttctgAGCAAAAAAGTTGTGTATGACATACTGCCAACCCTCACCTCCTTGAGGGCATTATCCTTATCTGGATATCAAAACAATGAGTTTCCTGATGCCTTGTTCATCAATATGAAGCACCTACGCTATTTGGACTTTTCTCgtacaaaaattacaaaaataccaGATTCAGTTTGTACTTTGTATAATCTACAAACATTGTTGCTGTTGAATTGTTGGGGTCTTGTTGAGTTGCCGCCAGAGATGGGGAGATTAATCAACTTGCGTCACCTTGATATTCGAGGAACTGGTATTTCATGGAACATTCCTCTACAGAAAAGCAAGTTACAGATTCTCCTACTTTCTTATTCAACAAGATTTGTCGTGGGTGCATTTAGTGATTCAAGAATTGAagagttgggtgaacttcaaaATCTCCATGGATCCTTATCAATTTCAGAATTGCAAAATGTTGTTAATGGCAGGGAAGCTATTAAGGGAAACATGAAGGATAAAAAGCACCTTGAAGAGCTATCTTTGTCATGGAGTGGCATTAATGCCGATGATTCGCAAATTGAAAGGGAGATTCTGGATAAGTTGAAGCCAGATAAAAACATTAAGAAGCTGGAGATCAATGGGTATCGAGGGACAAAGTTTCCAGATTGGCTTGGAGATCATTCATTTAGTAAGCTCGTCTCATTGAATCTCCGGAAATGTAGGGATTGCGATTCCTTACCAGCACTTGGACAACTGCCATCTCTCAAACATCTTTCAGTCAGTGGAATGCATCGGATACTGCAATTGACTCAAGAATTTTATGGGAGTGTGTCTTCAGTTCCACCATTTAGAGCTCTCACAAACCTTGTGTTTAAGCAAATGCCAGAATTGATAGAATGGCACGTGTTAGAGAATGGAAGCTTTCCTCAACTCAAGCATCTTGACTTAATTAATTGTCCTAAACTGATAGGGGAGCTACCAAAAAGTCTTCCATTTTTAGCTACATTAAGGATTTCTGGCTGCCCAAAGCTTGGAGTTCTTCCTGATGGTCAAGTGGCTATGTTTGGAATCCATTTGAGTTTGATCCATCAAAACTTCACGTCTCTTCAAAAATTGAGAATTTCAGACATGCCAAACTTGGTGGAGTTGCCATCAGAAATATGTGGACTAACAAATCTTGGAGAATTGAGGATATCTAATTGTGCAAGCTTAAGAATAATCAGAATTCAGGAAATGCAACAGCTCATTGAATTGGTCATTCGAAATTGTCCAGATCTTATGTCCTTAACAATTCTGAGTCTACCAGTAACACTGGAAAAATTGCATATTTCACGATGCGGAAAATTGGAGTTGGAGTTTCCAGAAGATAGCATGACTGGAAGCTGCTGTAACATGTTCTTTGAAGAATTAAGACTTGAAAATTGTGAGTCTCTACGCCATCTCCCCTTTGGCTTTTCCCTTAGAGTACATACTCTCATAGTCTACAGTTGTAGGCATCTTCAAACGCTATCATTTCCACATGGAATTGACACCCTTGAAGTAGAAAGATGTGGGAATCTTAAAGCACTTACAGTACCAAAGGGAATTCATCTGAAATTTCTGCATTCGATGAAAATCTCAGGCTGTGATAATCTGACTTCTTTTCCACAAAAACTTGTTGCTTCGAACTTGAAGTATCTTTGGGTTTATGACTGCCAGAAACTGAAAGCACTGCCAGACTGTATGCATGAACTCCTTCCATCTCTTAAAAATCTTTGGATTTCGAACTGTCCTGAACTTGAGTCCTTCCCTGATGGAGGATTGCCTTTCAATATAGAAATCCTAGACATCTCTAGTTGTCAAAATCTGATAACTGGCAGAGAGGAGTGGGGTCTACAGAGACTCCCTTATCTTAGATGTTTCAGAATTTATGGTTCTGATGAAACTTCAATTCTAGACGTAAGTTGGAAGCTGCCGCAGAGCATCCAAACAATTACCATAGAGGGTCTTCCTCGTCTGAAAACACTAAGTGGGAAAGCTCTTGAGGGATTCAAGTATCTTCAAGTTTTGGAAATTAAGCACTGCCCTCAGCTTCAATCACTATCAGCGGAAGGTCTTCAAGGCCTCACCTCTCTTGCAACATTAGAGATTGAAGACTGTTGTCAGCTGAAATCACTTCCAGAAGTAGGGTTGCCTTCCTCACTTTCTGTTCTGAAGATCTCTTCCTGCCCACAGTTTCTATCACTACCAAAAAAGGGTCTCCCCTCCTCTGTGTGTCGATTAGAGATCAATGACTGTCCATTGCTCACTCCTCGTTTACATAACAAGAAAGCGGAGGACTGGCTAAAGATTGCTGGAATCCACACTCTACTTATAGACTATGAATTGGTCTAG